In the genome of Actinomadura luzonensis, the window AGCGCATGTTCGAGGTCCGGCATGGTCATCCTCTGACGCTACGCTACTCGGGATATTGGTTGCCATATGGGGTAGAGCCTTATCGCTATGGAATCGACCGCGCTGATCACCCCTGGCCTGGCCCGCGATCTCGCCGCGCTCGGCCGCCTGGGCGAGGACACTTCGATGGAGAGCGTGCTGCGGGGTCTCACCACGGCCCTCGCGGCCGGCGTGCCGGGCTGCTCGGGAGCCTCCGCCGAGCACTGGCGCGACCAGCGGGTGCTGGTCTCCGGCTCGCACAGCGAGCTCATCATGCTCGTCGAGGGCGAGCGGGAGGTGGGGGAGGGCCCGTCCGTCGAGGCCAGGAAGAGCGGCGCCCGCGCCTCGGTGTCCGACGTGCTCACCGACAGCCGCTGGCCCCGCTACGACGCCCTGGCCACCCGGCTCGGCGTGCGCGCCGCGCTGGCCGTGCCCATCGACGTGGCCCAGGCCCAGCTCGTCGTCT includes:
- a CDS encoding GAF and ANTAR domain-containing protein encodes the protein MESTALITPGLARDLAALGRLGEDTSMESVLRGLTTALAAGVPGCSGASAEHWRDQRVLVSGSHSELIMLVEGEREVGEGPSVEARKSGARASVSDVLTDSRWPRYDALATRLGVRAALAVPIDVAQAQLVVCLYSVRPGAFSPQGAHSLTDMLTEQLGVAMANMWDFEEVRTDAAQLQEALAGRSLIDQAKGIIMQTSGVSSEAAFEELRRISQHHQVKVADLARLLVEEHQRKSRRSPGGS